From a single Methylacidiphilum kamchatkense Kam1 genomic region:
- the ald gene encoding alanine dehydrogenase, with amino-acid sequence MRIGIPKEIKEGENRVSLIPACVRSLVESGHTILVELDAGSGSGFTNEEYFKAGALLVSAEEAWGSDLVVKVKEPLETEYRFFRKNLILFTFLHLAANRRLTEALLEKEVTAIAYETLKLPDGTLPLLIPMSEIAGRVAIQHAARILERNHGGMGILLGGVPGVEPARVAIVGGGTVGTNALKMALGLGADLTVFDNSLKKLRLLDDLFGGTIKTIMANPYTIEERISSFDLLIGAVLNPGAKSPKVISKQMIEKMRPGSVVMDISIDQGGCIETIDKPTTHDNPTFIKSGIIHYAVANIPAAVPRTATYALTNATFYWINLLATHGLKAINVDPAIKTAVNTIRGELTCRAVAEAFGMPWSPIEKFL; translated from the coding sequence ATGCGAATTGGAATTCCAAAAGAAATCAAAGAAGGGGAAAATAGAGTCTCTCTTATTCCAGCCTGCGTAAGAAGCTTGGTGGAATCTGGTCATACGATTTTAGTGGAGTTGGATGCAGGGAGTGGGAGTGGGTTTACAAATGAAGAATACTTTAAAGCAGGGGCTTTGCTGGTATCGGCAGAGGAGGCATGGGGTAGTGATCTGGTGGTTAAAGTCAAGGAGCCGCTAGAAACCGAATATCGTTTTTTCAGAAAAAACTTGATTCTTTTTACCTTTTTGCACCTCGCGGCGAATCGTCGACTCACTGAAGCCTTGCTAGAAAAAGAGGTTACGGCCATCGCTTATGAAACCCTTAAGTTGCCAGATGGCACTTTACCACTTCTCATTCCAATGAGTGAAATTGCAGGAAGAGTGGCAATACAACATGCTGCTCGGATTCTAGAAAGAAACCATGGAGGCATGGGCATTCTTTTAGGCGGGGTACCAGGGGTTGAGCCAGCACGAGTTGCTATTGTTGGAGGGGGAACGGTTGGTACAAATGCCTTGAAAATGGCCTTAGGTCTTGGCGCTGATCTTACAGTTTTTGATAATAGCCTTAAAAAATTACGTTTATTAGACGACCTCTTTGGAGGAACGATTAAAACAATTATGGCAAACCCTTACACCATCGAAGAAAGGATCAGTTCGTTTGATCTATTGATTGGTGCGGTGTTAAATCCTGGTGCGAAATCTCCCAAAGTGATTAGCAAACAGATGATTGAAAAAATGCGACCCGGCAGTGTCGTCATGGATATTTCGATCGATCAAGGAGGCTGTATTGAAACTATCGATAAACCTACGACCCATGACAATCCAACTTTTATAAAATCTGGAATCATCCATTATGCTGTAGCCAATATTCCAGCCGCTGTGCCTAGAACCGCAACCTATGCTTTAACAAACGCCACATTCTATTGGATCAACCTTTTAGCCACTCATGGACTGAAGGCTATCAACGTTGACCCAGCGATTAAAACCGCCGTCAACACGATAAGAGGCGAACTTACTTGTAGGGCCGTAGCCGAAGCTTTTGGCATGCCTTGGAGTCCCATTGAGAAGTTCCTCTAA
- a CDS encoding PhoH family protein — protein sequence MEAIKEHELVFGLGPAGTGKTFLAVAAALAAFRDEEIKKIILTRPAVEAGEELGFLPGELEEKIFPYLRPLYDALEEMLDPDELRKMLEKGIIELAPLAFMRGRTLSGSFIILDEAQNTTAEQMLMFLTRLGQRSRCVITGDPTQVDLPKHRSSGLFEAISALKSVSGICFCEFDEKDVVRHKLVRDIVEAYRIHRSNCKETK from the coding sequence ATTGAGGCTATTAAAGAACATGAACTTGTTTTTGGATTGGGACCTGCTGGGACAGGCAAAACCTTCTTGGCAGTGGCGGCGGCATTAGCCGCTTTTAGGGATGAAGAGATCAAAAAAATTATATTAACGCGGCCTGCGGTAGAAGCTGGAGAAGAGCTTGGATTTCTTCCTGGGGAACTCGAAGAAAAAATATTCCCTTATTTGCGTCCCTTATATGATGCTCTGGAAGAGATGCTTGACCCAGACGAACTAAGGAAAATGCTTGAAAAAGGAATCATAGAATTAGCGCCACTGGCCTTTATGCGTGGCAGGACATTAAGTGGCAGTTTTATTATTCTGGATGAAGCTCAAAATACAACGGCCGAACAGATGCTCATGTTTTTAACGCGTTTGGGGCAGAGATCTCGCTGTGTTATTACGGGGGATCCGACACAAGTCGATCTTCCAAAGCATAGGAGTTCTGGCTTGTTTGAGGCAATCAGCGCTTTAAAATCAGTTTCAGGAATCTGTTTTTGTGAGTTCGACGAAAAGGATGTTGTCAGGCATAAGCTTGTCAGGGATATTGTAGAAGCCTATAGGATCCATAGGTCGAACTGTAAGGAAACCAAATGA
- a CDS encoding polyprenyl synthetase family protein, producing MEIEAYIAKQQGIVESALRKYVTDKSKKPRILHEAIDYSLFSGGKRLRPILCLAGAHTVCMTTDCALPMACAVECIHTYSLIHDDLPSMDNDDFRRGKPSLHKIYGEAMAILTGDALLALAFEIASLCSPLGSNYPLSTMIWELARAAGSRALVAGQVADLESEGKDIGLIQLRYIHCRKTAALITVALRLGAMSANADEKTLRLITKYGRSLGLAFQIIDDILDVTQTTEVLGKSAGKDQKAKKATYPRIMGLEYSKKAAAYYTQKSLYYASALGENGRLLSELANYLLARKR from the coding sequence AAATCGAAGAAGCCCAGAATCCTTCATGAAGCTATAGACTATAGTTTATTTTCTGGGGGCAAGCGGCTTCGGCCAATTCTTTGCTTAGCTGGGGCTCATACTGTTTGCATGACAACAGATTGTGCCTTGCCTATGGCATGTGCTGTTGAATGCATTCATACTTATTCTTTAATTCATGACGATCTTCCCAGCATGGATAATGATGATTTTAGACGGGGCAAACCTTCCCTCCATAAAATATATGGAGAAGCTATGGCTATTCTTACTGGGGATGCCTTGCTAGCTCTTGCTTTTGAGATTGCCAGCTTATGCTCTCCGTTAGGATCTAACTATCCATTATCCACGATGATTTGGGAGCTAGCGAGGGCTGCAGGCAGTCGTGCCTTAGTGGCTGGCCAAGTTGCTGACTTAGAATCCGAAGGCAAGGACATCGGTCTGATCCAGCTTCGTTATATTCATTGTCGGAAAACAGCAGCGCTCATCACTGTGGCATTGAGATTAGGGGCAATGAGTGCCAATGCCGATGAAAAAACCTTAAGGCTCATAACAAAATATGGAAGATCGCTTGGATTGGCTTTCCAGATCATAGACGATATTTTAGATGTCACTCAAACCACTGAGGTTTTGGGGAAGAGTGCTGGTAAAGATCAAAAAGCCAAAAAAGCTACCTACCCAAGAATTATGGGACTTGAGTATTCAAAAAAAGCGGCAGCCTACTATACCCAAAAATCTCTCTATTATGCCTCAGCTCTTGGAGAAAACGGCAGACTCCTTTCGGAGTTAGCTAATTATTTGCTGGCAAGAAAAAGATAA
- a CDS encoding FKBP-type peptidyl-prolyl cis-trans isomerase: protein MSATPSYFFLKRIFIVLFFVGALISFSGRSLLFGQDDFFAAKPFHESDSEKIVTTPSGLKYIDYTVGSGNPVAPGKRITLNYVGKLEDGKIFDSSLSRGKPFSFVLGVSRMIKGWEEGVSTMKEGGKRRLIIPPDLGYGTEGVEDVIPPNATLIFDIEVLKVE, encoded by the coding sequence ATGAGTGCAACCCCTTCTTATTTTTTTCTTAAACGGATTTTCATTGTGCTTTTTTTTGTTGGAGCTCTAATTTCATTTTCAGGCCGTAGCCTACTCTTTGGCCAGGATGATTTTTTTGCTGCAAAACCTTTTCACGAATCAGATTCTGAAAAAATCGTTACCACCCCATCAGGCCTCAAATATATCGATTATACTGTTGGATCGGGCAATCCCGTAGCTCCAGGAAAAAGAATTACTCTGAACTATGTGGGAAAGCTAGAAGATGGCAAGATTTTTGATAGCTCTCTTTCCAGGGGTAAACCGTTTAGCTTTGTTCTGGGCGTGAGTCGAATGATTAAAGGCTGGGAAGAAGGGGTTTCCACAATGAAAGAGGGAGGGAAAAGGCGATTGATTATACCTCCAGATTTAGGTTATGGGACTGAAGGAGTAGAAGATGTCATTCCTCCGAATGCCACTTTGATTTTTGATATTGAAGTACTGAAAGTAGAATAA
- a CDS encoding lipoate--protein ligase family protein has product MKHPQQSWSLVIEGPFHGEFNMALDEAYLDFVSAPLLRIYQFLEPMLSIGYFQKWKEVSPDTKFVRRYTGGGAVQHGKDCVYALVIPKDHFFCKVAATDTYFSIHKAIGVGISKLGLETTLYGGEKKQEGAFCFQKPVKHDLMWGQEKIAGAAQRRNRKGLLHQGSVQLPKGIFFDEMRRAIVRGFEETFGVYFQQDEISESVWSLAKELELKKYKTEAWNYMR; this is encoded by the coding sequence ATGAAGCATCCACAGCAAAGCTGGAGCTTGGTTATCGAAGGGCCTTTTCATGGGGAATTCAATATGGCCCTTGACGAAGCCTATCTGGATTTTGTTTCTGCCCCGCTGTTGCGGATATACCAGTTTTTAGAGCCAATGCTATCGATTGGCTATTTTCAAAAATGGAAAGAAGTTTCTCCTGATACCAAATTTGTCCGCCGTTATACTGGCGGAGGGGCCGTCCAACATGGAAAAGATTGTGTCTATGCTTTGGTTATTCCTAAGGATCATTTTTTCTGTAAGGTTGCTGCCACAGATACCTATTTTTCTATCCATAAGGCGATTGGGGTGGGAATCAGTAAGTTAGGATTAGAAACCACCCTTTATGGTGGGGAAAAGAAACAGGAAGGGGCTTTTTGTTTTCAGAAACCAGTGAAACATGACTTGATGTGGGGACAGGAGAAAATTGCAGGGGCGGCGCAAAGAAGAAATCGCAAAGGCTTGCTTCATCAAGGAAGTGTTCAGCTTCCTAAAGGCATTTTCTTTGATGAAATGCGTAGAGCGATTGTTAGAGGCTTTGAAGAGACTTTTGGCGTTTATTTTCAGCAAGATGAAATCTCTGAATCGGTCTGGTCATTGGCCAAAGAACTCGAACTAAAAAAGTACAAAACCGAAGCGTGGAATTATATGCGTTAA
- a CDS encoding NADPH-dependent FMN reductase: MIGIVVGTNRVGSKSRLVAAQLARIYSKLEQKVSIIDLGLMPKEAWSGTAFKKTPQSILPTIRQTIDAQGLVFVFPEYNGSIPGPLKQYIDLLPRQEALEKKPVCLVGVTRGNFGTMRASLHLESILFYRRALIFPFSLYLPKIDELFDNKSFIEEANVQRKMMEQSKNFLEFMQRNHKECSC, from the coding sequence ATGATTGGAATAGTAGTTGGTACGAATCGAGTAGGCAGTAAAAGTCGGCTTGTAGCTGCGCAACTGGCACGGATTTATTCAAAACTAGAACAAAAAGTAAGCATCATTGATTTAGGATTGATGCCTAAAGAAGCATGGTCAGGCACGGCTTTTAAAAAAACTCCTCAATCAATCCTTCCAACGATAAGGCAAACAATTGATGCTCAAGGACTTGTCTTCGTTTTTCCTGAATATAACGGCAGTATTCCTGGTCCTTTAAAGCAATACATTGACTTGCTGCCTCGCCAAGAGGCTCTCGAAAAAAAACCCGTTTGTCTGGTTGGGGTGACTCGTGGAAATTTTGGTACCATGAGAGCGTCGCTGCATTTAGAATCTATATTGTTCTATAGAAGAGCATTGATTTTCCCTTTTTCGCTGTATTTGCCTAAGATTGACGAACTTTTTGATAACAAAAGTTTTATTGAAGAGGCAAATGTCCAAAGAAAAATGATGGAGCAATCAAAGAATTTTCTAGAATTCATGCAAAGGAACCATAAGGAGTGTTCTTGTTAG
- a CDS encoding PhoH family protein: MNHSEIISFENGRFVHELFANEIKNVRLLEERFGVKVTTRDGWLRIDGAPDNVRKTRKVIDQLQDARDQGLEIGKKDFHNAMEFVEKDNGVALSDLQKSKLETSTKKPPVIPRTLNQKNTLRLLKNMNLFLDWDLLGQAKPSWQWRRH, translated from the coding sequence ATGAATCATTCAGAGATTATTTCATTTGAAAACGGTCGATTTGTTCATGAACTTTTTGCCAATGAAATTAAAAATGTTCGCCTTTTGGAGGAACGTTTTGGGGTCAAGGTAACTACAAGGGATGGCTGGCTACGGATTGATGGGGCACCTGATAATGTACGAAAAACCAGGAAAGTTATAGATCAATTGCAGGATGCCCGAGATCAAGGTTTGGAAATTGGGAAAAAAGATTTTCATAATGCTATGGAATTTGTTGAGAAAGATAACGGTGTTGCGCTCAGTGATTTGCAAAAATCCAAATTAGAAACTTCGACGAAAAAACCTCCGGTAATCCCGAGAACCTTAAATCAAAAAAATACATTGAGGCTATTAAAGAACATGAACTTGTTTTTGGATTGGGACCTGCTGGGACAGGCAAAACCTTCTTGGCAGTGGCGGCGGCATTAG